A DNA window from Calliphora vicina chromosome 1, idCalVici1.1, whole genome shotgun sequence contains the following coding sequences:
- the LOC135964089 gene encoding antigen 5 like allergen Cul n 1-like produces MFLKAKLLLVFLSLTKTIFAQKIDYCDKKMCPHQGIHVACNKTKSFSKECEGEKKLENMKPYINMILDEHNSYRNLVASGKVKCFYPAARMPLLKWDWDLAETAEYNVRSCVFAHDQCRSTKNFPMAGQNIYMAKTSRINVTVEGFIKEGIFLWFEEQFDADNEVLQSYKKTTPQTGHFTLLVNDRHNRVGCAFLNNLQTPDKRHIIFTCNYSSTNIRGLPSYKPGRAGSKCKKRNAKYKALCEDQIDPNDLTWYKD; encoded by the exons atgtttttaaaagctaaattattattagtttttctaAGTTTAACGAAAACAATTTTCGCTCAAAAAATTGACTATTGTGATAAGAAGATGTGTCCGCATCAAGGAATTCATGTGgcctgcaataaaacaaaa AGTTTTAGTAAAGAGTGTGAAGGTGAAAAGAAATTGGAAAATATGAAACCCTACATTAATATGATTCTGGATGAACACAACAGTTATAGAAACCTAGTGGCCTCGGGAAAGGTTAAATGTTTCTATCCAGCTGCAAGAATGCCGTTATTG AAATGGGATTGGGATTTAGCGGAGACAGCTGAATACAATGTTAGATCATGTGTATTTGCACACGATCAGTGTCGTAGCACTAAAAATTTTCCCATGGCTggtcaaaatatttatatggccAAAACGAGTCGTATCAATGTAACCGTGGAGGGTTTTATCAAAGAAGGCATATTTTTATGGTTTGAAGAACAATTTGATGCGGATAATGAAGTTTTACAGTCCTATAAGAAAACCAC accCCAAACGGGACATTTTACATTGCTGGTAAATGATCGGCATAATCGTGTAGGTTGCgcttttctaaataatttacaGACTCCAGACAAACGCCACATCATCTTTACTTGCAATTATTCTTCGACAAATATACGTGGATTACCCAGTTATAAACCGGGTCGAGCGGGCTCCAAGTGTAAAAAACGTAATGCCAAATATAAAGCATTATGTGAAGATCAGATAGATCCAAATGATTT
- the LOC135960593 gene encoding ubiquitin domain-containing protein 1 has translation MGGCMGRYSGDNETVSVSSASVSRPPTAGPQVGPARKNRPLCHETIRWRSDVPLTEGQLRSKRDEFWDTAPAFDGRKEIWDALRAATTAAEALDFQLAQAILDGANISVPNGYLTECYDELGTQYKVPIYCLSYPINIVKEENGRDSPAEFSEPVDGGTEIFLKLRISSIMTDVKLPVYSKDTVGQCKKKLQAMEGVDACCQRWFYSGKLLGDKVPIEECNIQNGYVVQVIVNTEHYNHDNSTSIAIAS, from the exons atgGGTGGTTGTATGGGACGTTATAGTGGTGATAATGAAACTGTAAGTGTATCATCGGCCAGTGTGTCCAGACCGCCGACAGCGG GACCCCAAGTGGGACCAGCACGCAAAAATCGTCCTTTGTGCCATGAAACAATACGCTGGCGTTCAGATGTTCCATTAACAGAGGGCCAATTGCGTTCGAAACGTGATGAGTTTTGGGATACAGCACCTGCCTTCGATGGCCGCAAAGAAATCTGGGATGCCTTGAGGGCAGCCACCACAGCGGCCGAGGCTTTAGACTTTCAATTGGCTCAAGCAATATTGGATGGTGCAAATATTTCAGTGCCGAATGG TTACCTAACAGAGTGTTACGATGAATTGGGTACACAATACAAAGTGCCCATCTATTGTCTCTCATATCCCATAAATATTGTGAAAGAGGAAAATGGTCGTGACTCACCTGCCGAATTTTCAGAACCTGTTGATGGGGGCACAGAAATATTCTTGAAACTGAGAATATCCTCCATAATGACAGATGTCAAATTACCGGTTTATTCCAAAGATACAGTGGGACAATGTAAAAAGAAATTACAG gcTATGGAAGGTGTGGATGCCTGCTGTCAAAGATGGTTTTATAGCGGTAAACTATTGGGCGATAAAGTGCCCATTGAAGAGTGTAACATACAAAATGGTTACGTTGTCCAAGTCATTgtaaatacagagcattacaaCCATGACAATAGCACAAGTATTGCCATTGCAAGCTAG